A genome region from Phalacrocorax carbo chromosome 27, bPhaCar2.1, whole genome shotgun sequence includes the following:
- the LOC135317942 gene encoding tubulin alpha-1C chain → MRECISIHVGQAGVQIGNACWELYCLEHGIQPDGQMPSDKTIGGGDDSFNTFFSETGAGKHVPRAVFVDLEPTVIDEVRTGTYRQLFHPEQLITGKEDAANNYARGHYTIGKEIIDLVLDRIRKLADQCTGLQGFLVFHSFGGGTGSGFTSLLMERLSVDYGKKSKLEFSIYPAPQVSTAVVEPYNSILTTHTTLEHSDCAFMVDNEAIYDICRRNLDIERPTYTNLNRLISQIVSSITASLRFDGALNVDLTEFQTNLVPYPRIHFPLATYAPVISAEKAYHEQLTVAEITNACFEPANQMVKCDPRHGKYMACCLLYRGDVVPKDVNAAIATIKTKRTIQFVDWCPTGFKVGINYQPPTVVPGGDLAKVQRAVCMLSNTTAIAEAWARLDHKFDLMYAKRAFVHWYVGEGMEEGEFSEAREDMAALEKDYEEVGADSVEGEEEGEEY, encoded by the exons ATG CGCGAGTGCATCTCCATCCACGTGGGCCAAGCGGGCGTGCAGATCGGCAATGCCTGCTGGGAGCTGTACTGCCTGGAGCACGGCATCCAGCCCGACGGGCAGATGCCCAGCGACAAGACCATCGGCGGCGGGGACGACTCCTTCAACACCTTCTTCAGCGAGACGGGGGCCGGCAAGCACGTGCCCCGGGCCGTCTTCGTGGACCTGGAGCCCACGGTGATCG ACGAGGTGCGCACGGGGACGTACCGGCAGCTCTTCCACCCCGAGCAGCTGATCACGGGCAAGGAGGATGCGGCCAACAACTACGCCCGTGGGCACTACACCATCGGGAAGGAGATCATCGACCTGGTCCTCGACCGCATCCGCAAGCTG GCTGACCAGTGCACGGGGCTGCAGGGCTTCCTGGTCTTCCACAGCTTCGGGGGTGGCACCGGCTCTGGCTTCACCTCCCTGCTCATGGAGCGCCTCTCCGTCGACTATGGCAAGAAGTCCAAGCTGGAGTTCTCCATCTACCCGGCCCCGCAGGTCTCCACGGCCGTGGTGGAGCCCTACAACTCCATCCTCACCACCCACACCACCCTGGAGCACTCCGACTGCGCCTTCATGGTGGACAACGAGGCCATCTATGACATCTGCCGCCGCAACCTGGACATCGAGAGGCCCACCTACACCAACCTCAACCGCCTCATCAGCCAGATCGTGTCCTCCATCACGGCCTCCCTGCGCTTCGACGGGGCGCTGAATGTCGACCTGACGGAGTTCCAGACCAACCTGGTGCCGTACCCCCGCATCCACTTCCCGCTGGCCACCTACGCCCCCGTCATCTCGGCCGAGAAGGCTTACCACGAGCAGCTGACGGTGGCGGAGATCACCAACGCCTGCTTCGAGCCGGCCAACCAGATGGTGAAGTGCGACCCACGGCACGGCAAGTACATGGCCTGCTGCCTGCTGTACCGCGGGGACGTGGTGCCCAAGGATGTCAACGCCGCCATCGCCACCATCAAGACCAAGCGCACCATCCAGTTCGTGGACTGGTGCCCGACTGGTTTCAAGGTGGGCATCAACTACCAGCCGCCCACGGTGGTGCCCGGGGGGGACCTGGCCAAGGTGCAGCGCGCCGTGTGCATGCTGAGCAACACGACGGCCATCGCCGAGGCCTGGGCCCGCCTGGACCACAAGTTCGATCTGATGTACGCCAAGCGGGCGTTCGTGCACTGGTACGTGGGGGAGGGCATGGAGGAGGGGGAGTTCTCGGAGGCCCGTGAGGACATGGCTGCCCTGGAGAAGGATTACGAGGAGGTGGGAGCCGACAGtgtggagggggaggaggagggggaggaataCTAG
- the PRPH gene encoding peripherin — protein sequence MSRGGRAPNLRRALGAPPPLTAAPGRLAAAAAARSAEREELAALNDRFAAFLERVRALERQNGALRAALGRAAAATAPRTAGLVQGELRGLRERLQRLGRDRDRLQAERDGLATDLAALQQRLENETQKREDAEKSLVLFRKDVDDATLSRLELERKVELLMDEIGFLKKLHEEELRDLEVSAPSPAVPAEVEVCKPELTAALREIRTQYESIAVKNLQEAEEWYKSKFADLSDAANRNHEALRLAKQEMNESRRQIQSLTCEVDGLKGMNEALQRQMREMEDEFGEEIGNYQDVVGRLEQEIQQMKEEMARHLREYQDLLNVKMALDIEIATYRKLLEGEESRITVPLPPATSFSMRSSVLEPQPAESPARRMVLIKTIETRDGQQVVTESHKERAEPGK from the exons ATGAGCCGCGGCGGTCGCGCCCCCAACCTGCGCCGCGCCCtcggggcgccgccgcccctcACCGCGGCTCCGGggcggctggcggcggcggcggcggcgcggagcgCGGAGCGGGAGGAGCTGGCGGCGCTGAACGATCGCTTCGCCGCTTTCCTAGAGCGGGTGCGGGCGCTGGAGCGGCAGAACGGGGCCCTGCGAGCCGCCctgggccgcgccgccgccgccaccgcgcCCCGCACCGCCGGGCTGGTGCAGGGcgagctgcgggggctgcgggagcggcTGCAGCGCCTCGGCCGCGACCGCGACCGGCTCCAGGCCGAGCGAGACGGGCTGGCCACCGACCTGGCGGCCCTGCAGCAGCG GCTGGAGAACGAGACGCAGAAGCGGGAGGATGCGGAGAAAAGCCTGGTGCTGTTCCGCaag GATGTGGATGATGCCACGCTGTCCCGCCTGGAGCTGGAGCGCAAGGTTGAGCTGCTGATGGATGAGATTGGCTTCCTCAAGAAGCTGCATGAGGAG GAGCTGCGGGACCTGGAGGTGAGTGCCCCCAGCCCGGCGGTGCCGGCAGAGGTGGAGGTCTGCAAGCCGGAGCTGACGGCCGCGCTGCGGGAGATCCGCACCCAGTACGAGAGCATTGCCGTGAAGAACCTGCAGGAAGCTGAGGAGTGGTACAAGTCAAAG TTTGCCGACCTCTCAGACGCAGCCAACCGCAACCACGAGGCGCTGCGGCTGGCCAAGCAGGAGATGAATGAGTCCCGGCGGCAGATCCAGAGCCTCACCTGTGAGGTGGACGGGCTGAAGGGCATG AATGAGGCGCTGCAGCGGCAGATGCGGGAGATGGAGGATGAGTTTGGCGAGGAGATCGGGAACTACCAGGACGTGGTGGGGCGGCTGGAGCAGGAGATCCAGCAGATGAAGGAAGAAATGGCGCGGCACCTGCGCGAGTACCAGGACCTGCTTAACGTCAAGATGGCCCTGGACATTGAGATCGCCACATACCGCAAGCTGCTGGAGGGCGAGGAAAGCCG gATCAccgtccccctgccccccgccaccTCCTTCAGCATGAGAAGTTCAG TGCTGGAGCCGCAGCCTGCGGAGAGCCCTGCACGGAGGATGGTGCTCATCAAAACCATCGAGACGCGGGACGGGCAG CAGGTGGTGACAGAGTCGCACAAGGAGCGAGCGGAGCCAGGGAAGTGA
- the C1QL4 gene encoding complement C1q-like protein 4 → MVLVLLVAIPLLVHSSKAAAHYEMLGSCRMVCDPYPGPELPAASPPPFLPGAKGEPGRKGRTGVRGPPGPPGPRGPPGEPGRPGPPGPPGPGPGGYIPSFYSPKIAFYAGLRKPHEGYEVLRFDDVVTNVGNYYEPSSGKFTCPLPGIYFFTYHVLMRGGDGTSMWADLMKNGQVRASAIAQDADQNYDYASNSVILHLDVGDEVFVKLDGGKVHGGNTNKYSTFSGFIIYPD, encoded by the exons atggtgctggtgctgctggtggccaTCCCGCTGCTGGTGCACAGCTCCAAGGCGGCCGCGCACTACGAGATGCTGGGCAGCTGCCGCATGGTTTGCGACCCCTACCCCGGCCCCGAGctgcccgccgcctccccgccgccctTCCTGCCCGGCGCCAAGGGCGAGCCGGGGCGCAAGGGCCGCACCGGCGTGCGGGGTCCCCCTGGACCGCCGGGACCGCGGGGGCCGCCGGGTGAGCCAGGCCGGCCGGGGCCACCGGGGCCACCAGGTCCGGGTCCCGGGGGGTACATCCCCTCCTTCTACAGCCCCAAGATCGCCTTCTATGCGGGGCTGCGGAAGCCCCACGAGGGCTATGAGGTGCTGCGCTTCGACGACGTGGTCACCAACGTGGGCAACTACTACGAGCCCTCAAGTGGGAAGTTCACCTGCCCCCTGCCCGGCATCTACTTCTTCACCTACCACGTCCTCATGCGCGGCGGCGATGGCACCAGCATGTGGGCCGACCTCATGAAGAACGGGCAG GTGCGGGCCAGCGCCATCGCGCAGGACGCCGACCAGAACTACGACTACGCCAGCAACAGCGTCATCCTGCACCTGGACGTGGGCGACGAGGTCTTCGTCAAGCTGGACGGCGGCAAAGTGCACGGCGGCAACACCAACAAGTACAGCACCTTCTCCGGCTTCATCATCTACCCCGACtga